The Elaeis guineensis isolate ETL-2024a chromosome 3, EG11, whole genome shotgun sequence region acagtggtgtgagtagttctttgacctgtggtgcttcGACTACTCAAGTGAGGTGTTGTAGTTTTACTGCATATAAATATGATTTCTTAGTCAATTGGATCTTTGTAGTATATATTGGCTACAATAGGTTTATTGTAGGAGTAGAGTATATACttaaatgagatctatcgattttaatagataaggagtagtcttatgggatttaagaagctgagtccttaaatctgtggccacagcaaagtaattgatggaaaaaagtttcAATCGGTATCACGATttagatttgagctaatcaaatctttcATATGATGGATATTAGAGTTTGACGAGTTTTCATAACCTCTATCTTGTCATGACTTATAATAGAGGAACTGAATTATACGGTTATTATTCCTAGGGGTTCTAATCATTCTATTTTGTCgggttgccatcacatactgctagacatcattagtggattgtaaagctcactaagatcattctggatcaataatccttgatggatgagagttgaaaatatttcaatccattgaaaggtatttcgatgatactatgataaagatcatggtatatctcactaccatatAGAACAGagcctatggagtcatacacaaaaaaaatttgatcagatcaaatgattggatcatgatcaaattatcattatgattaataatttggatcaatttataaaaattataaatgttAGATTAGCTAACAGTTAGCAAGGAGGATCTAATTGCAATTATTGCAatccaatttgatgagatcaagtcctaaataattaaatcagatttaatttatttggatttgacttaattgaGTCTAATTAGATATCTAGACTGAAGATttgagttctaattggattaggactaaGTCTAAAATGAATTAGGTTCGAATCGGACTCAGATTGAGCctagattaaatttgattggaTAAAGATGCAAGAGTTCCAGTCTTattaagactctctctcctctctcatgaTAGAAAGGAGGGGCGCACATGGGGATGCACACTCCCATCCTTGGCGTGCgacaaggagaagagagggcgccAACATCTTCCCTGAGATTCTTTTTTTCCTTATCAGATTGGGTTGGGTTGGTTCAAGTTTAAACTCAAGCTCTTATCATATAAGAGTTTAAAAATAACTAAACTCTATCCCATTCCTTGGCCGCCATCTATAAAAGAATGGATTTTCTTGGGCGTGAAGAGGTAACCAAGCTAGGATTTCCACCTTGTGCCGCCCCCTTCTCCTTCCACCATCCACACGCCCAAGCCCTCCCATCTGGTCGGCCATATAGAGGGAGAAATCAGAGAGGTAGAgatcaaaaaaggagagaaaaaggtgGAGAAGGAGTTCTCCCAGTCTCTCTTAACGTTTCTTTAGTGCTGCGTGACAGTAGTATGCATAGTTCCTGTAGATCTTCTTTTATGATGGTCGAAGAAGGAGATTAGATCTAAACCAGCAAAGCAGAGATCTGAAAGAGAGATAGCACCTCGATGATCTCGATCGCTTCGATCTGCATCGGTCatgtgtggatatctatagagatcgAATGTGTGTGCGGCTTCAACAGAGCCTGCAGATAtcctcagatccagatctgaggaAGGATTTTATGATTCAGATagatgatctaattatcagattattttttttaataaaattaaatacatacttttttattttttatcatatgaactagatccataggtattagcttagatctatgcatgcataaattaaaagttattttaatctattttttcgttgcatgttcaaaataatttttaaaaattctgcATGCATGACACCTCGAAATCCAACATGTTTCTGTCGTCAAGAGCACTTAAATCTATCAAAGTGTATACCATAGATGTACAGTGATATTCCATTAcccatttcttctttttcttttgtggtcCTGACCACACTAGTGATCgagtttaattttatatttatagatgaagtTATTAAGTTCTCTACATTTGTAGCACTTAAATTTCTCCATTTGGTATTTAGTATCGAGCATGAATCAATTGTTCAATGGGTCAAAACATTGAGCCGACTCTCCTATCCGATAGTCGGAGTGGTCAAGtcttttttctcaaaagtctAATTATTATGTCACATGAAAACACTtcctttattgattaataatgctacttttgcaagaagtagatcTTAGGAATGGTGTGTCACCATATTAATATGTAGGTTTTTAACTTAGAAATTTTATGTGCTCATTAGCATGTATCACCATGAAATATATCTTTGCGGATGAGTAGAAGCATACATCTAGGTTTGTTCACCATCGTTCGATCAATATCAGATgattaaaattttcaccaattatGATGGACCACAAAGACCAATATCTGGTCTCAATAACACTCACCATCGAGTCCATTATGTTGATAATGCAATAGTTGAAGAGGCCACTAAGATCTCCTGCACCATTGATCTTGAATCCGTCTGCATGCTCTTCTCACTCTCCTCGCTCTCCTCTCTTTCCAAGTTCCATCCATTTAAAGCTTCTCTATACTTTAAGCCCTCCCCCTAAATCTTTGCTTCTCCTCCTACCTAACCTTCCATGGATCACAAAGGGTATGGACATATAAGAGTGGGAAGGATAGGAGAAAAAGGAAGTAAAAAGAAGAGATATTTcatggagaagagaaaaaggaagagaagctAGAGATCTagtttaaaaagaaaataaagactatGGGCTTGAATGGTCTACTTCCATGAAGAAAAGATACATAAACCAAGCCTTAACTTTCTTATGTTGGTGCCAAATAGATAATACCATTAGGATGTGCCGCTAAAACAATGGTATTTCAATCCTAAAAGTCTCAAGTGACAATCATATGATAGAACCCCCTAAGCATCAATAAACGAAGATGGACGATAGGACAATATTAAACCACTTAACTAACCCTAGGAaccattttgaaattttttaaattcaagaGCTATTAAATGAAATTGGCCCTAAGTTGAGAGAGTATTCAAgtaaatttttcaataatttatCAAACCAAAGATTAAAGTCATCATAGCTTCTAACTACTTATAGTTTTCTCGCATCCATCACATATATTCATCTGTAGTTCTTTAAGAAATAAAGAATTGAGAGATCAATCTAATCAAGATAGCTTTTAAGCCCACTTTGTGAAGCTAACTTCAGAGAAATTATTTATTCACTCTAGTATTTGACAGTTCCATTAGctcattttattatataaataaatttttatgaattagtcTCTAAAATCTTTTATAATTGTGTATTAATCGCTCTCTTTTCTATATTTGTATTTAATCTTTAAAAGTTTATAACTTATTATTTATACATCAATTAGGATAAGTTAAATAATAAATAGATGATCATAAACTATTTTGTCTATTTTGTCCTAATGATATCATCTCATATCTTCTAAATATGTTTTTCGATCCCTACTTTTGCACTTCATCAACCTCTTAACTTATGACTATTTATCTATTGGTTCTCTAGTGACCAAGTCCTAAATGAGGAGAAGGCAAAATAGAGAGAgggaaaaattaaaagaaaagaggTCGAATCCCAAGCCTTTTTCATATTAAGTCAAGAGCATTTTGACCCTTTTACTGTCCTATTTAATCCTAACTAGGATTTGGTCCATAAAAACTGGTGGAAGGATTGATTTGTACAAATGGAGAACtttaaatttattcttatacataaatatgaaaagATAGAAATTGATATATTAATATGAAAGATTCCAAGGATTAATAcattaaaaaaacttataaaaatattatgaagATTAACTAATATACAATAGATTGGTAGAAAAACTTCATCTTAGTGAGCAAAATCTTTTATTGGAGGTAGAGATTATCCAATGGTATATATAGATACGACAAATAGAACCTTTACAAAATCTTTTATTGGAGCTGGGAAACAATCCAGAATCATAAATTAGGATATTCTGGACATTAGTTGGTTTCAAAACTtcctaattaaaaataataaaggaCTTCTAAAAATGAAAATCGACACCATTATTGGGCATGATCCAAGatatattaaatatttgaataaaaatcagCACCTATGAATCTTTTTTAAAGAGAATCAGCACCTATGAATCAAACTTGAAAGAATGAAAAGTAGACTAAACTTAATAAGTAAAAACATTATATAAACTATCTAATTTGCAATTCCAAATTGTTAGATTTAATTGAAAATTTTCAAACATATAGAGGTCCAATTTTAGCTAATTTGGATGCTCCTAATCTATTGATCAAACTAAGACATGATATCATATTGTTGAAATTGTCaattttgtttttatttaatgcatgagtaaaaagtataaaaatatataatttttgatttctagttaattttaatattaaagaATGTGATTAAGGTATTGATTTGTATTTTAAGACGTCCATCATTATCTAAATGCTTCGAGAAGCATCCTAGATTCTTTCTTTCCTaaatatagtaaaatttttttataaaatatggatagatattaGAGATTATTAGTTACTAAATGTTTTCTTGCCTAATTTGCTCACATGATCCAAGTTAACTTCTTTGCTTGTCTCCATCCATCACTAGCTATCCTACTTCAATGAAGAATTAAAGATCCATGTCTTGAGATCTCGATCATATGGccatcgataaatattttaagTGGGTTTCCCACATCCTTTAATTCCTGATTTTAAAAAAGGCTAACAATAAATTGATGACttgtttatcatataaaattttgagttaAAACATAGGGCAAAAAGGGTAATTACCAGTGGGAAGACATAGAGGGAGTTTGGGGATTGTTGAGGGGTATTCTGGTCATAGACTCTTATAATTTTTAGACAGGTCTCCCCCTTCTGGACCTAAATGCCCCTATTTCACGCCATCCTTCGGACCTCCTCGTCTCCTTTGCGAAACCCTCTTCTGCCCTTTtgcccttcttttcttctctcaccCCGCTGCCCCTTCGCTCTTCCTCTTTTCTATTCCTCTTTCAAATCTCCCTTCCTCCCCCTCTACCCGCCAAAACAAatccctcctcctcttctcccCAGCGGTCAAGAAGCCCCTCTTCCCTTTAATCATTCGCAAACCCTAGCCGGCTACTCAAAGATCTCATCTTTGATTCGTTCTGGCTCTTGCCATCTCCTCGGAATATTCTTTTCCTTGGAAAATCAAAGGCTGTTCATTGAGTTCTCTCGGCGGATTGAATTCAGGTATTCTTCCttatctttttccctttttttatgatatttttcatgGAACTTTTCTTCTATTTGATATCCGCTTTTTGTTAAGTTTAGAGGAATTGCGGTTTTGTGAGTATAAAGGACATTGCTTATTTTTTTCCCTGTTTAAATCTGCTGTTCTCAACGTAAAAATAGTTTTTTTCCCACATTTTTGTGGTTTTTGTACTGGTTCGGTTTGGTTTTGGATTTTGTTTTCAATGCGTTCTGATCTGGATCTCTTGATAGATTGGTTTGTTTCCAGGATAGTGAAGTGATTTCATCTTCATGGCCAACCATGATTTGATTCTTGGACCCAGTCCGGATTTGGCCTTGGGCAATGGCCATAGACTGGTTCTCGGCCAGAGCCACGGGTTGGGCGTGGGGCACGGCCATGGTCTGGGTCTTGGGCATAGCCCCGACCACGAGCTCGGCCATGGCCACGCCCATAATCTTGGACTTGGGCATCACCATGACAGTAGGCTATTTCTTGGCTACCATCATCCCCATGATGAGGATCATGGCCATGGCCACAGCAGTGATCTTGTTCTGGGAAAGAACCATGACCCTGATCCAGGAAACCTTGCCGCACAGAACCATGAACTGGAACTGTCGGATGACCATGAAATGGCCCTTGTTGCAACCCATGGTGGTCTCGATGGTAACCAAGGATTTGAGCAGCTGGCCATCGATCAGAGCCCGGAGCTCGCGCTCCCACCCAGCCATGATATGCTGCAAGCTCCTTTGGCAGCTACTTCCATCCTTCAGACGCGGAAGCTCGTTGTTAGCCCTGAGCATCAGCTGACCGTTGGCCAGGATTTCCCTGATGTGAAGAGCTGCCGGAGGGCTCTGCGCGATGCAGCCATTGCTTGCCATTTCGAGATACAGACGGTGAAGTCCGACAAGACCCGTTTCACTGCCAGGTGTGCGAGTGAAGGGTGCCCGTGGCGTGTCCATGCTGCGAAGCTCCCTGGTGTGCCCACTTTCACAATCAGAACGATCAATGACGTGCACTCATGCAGTGGGATCACCCATCTTGGCCACCAGCAGGCCTCTGTGCAGTGGGTCGCAAACTCTGTGGAGGAGCGGCTTCGTGAGAACCCACATTATAAGCCCAAGGAAATTTTGGAAGACATCCATCGGGTGCACGGCATTACTTTGTCCTACAAGCAAGCATGGAGGGGGAAGGAAAGGATTATGGCTGCTGTTCGTGGGTCATTTGAGGAGGGCTACCGTCTCTTACCACAGTACTGTGAGCAAGTTAAAAGGACGAACCCAGGAAGTATTGCATCGGTGTATAGAAATGATATTGACAATTGCTTTAAACACCTTTTCATCTCTTATTATGCTTCAATATATGGTTTTGTCAATGCTTGCCGTCCACTGATTGGACTTGATAGGGCTGTTTTGAAGAGTAAATATCTAGGGACGTTGCTTCTTGCCACTGGGTTTGATGGTGATGGTGCCATCTTTCCTCTAGCATTTGCAGTTGTTGATGAAGAAAACGATGATAATTGGATTTGGTTCTTGTCTGAACTGCATAACCTGCTCGAGACTCATACTGAGAACATGCCAAGGCTCACAATCTTGTCTGATAGACAGAAAGGTATTGTAGATGGAGTGGATCTCAACTTTCCCACTGCGTTTCATGGATTCTGCATGCGTCACCTTACTGATAGTTTCCGCAAGGAGTTCAGCAATACCATGCTCGTCAATCACTTCTGGGAAGCTGCCCAAGCTCTTACTCCTTTTGAATTTGAAGCTAAAATGATGGAGATCGAAGCATTATCACAGGAGGCTGCATATTGGATAAGAAACATCCCTCCTCGCCTTTGGGCAACATCTTCCTTTGAGGGGTCTCGATATGGACAGCTGACAGCAAACATAGTGGAATCACTGAATAATTGGATACCTGAAACTTCTGGGCTCTCAATAATTCAGATAATGGAGTGCATCCGGCGGCAGCTGATGACTTGGTTTAATGAGAGGCGTGAGATGAGCATGCAATGGACAACGACCCTTGTGCCCTCTGCTGAGCGGCGTCTGCTAGATGCTGTAGAACATGCTCAGAGTTATCAAGTAGTGCGATCAGATGAGGCTGAGTTTAATGTCATTTCTCCTCATGAAGGAGCAGTTATTGTGGATATTCGCAATCGTTGTTGTATGTGTCGTGGATGGCAACTCTACAGTTTGCCTTGCGTACATGGTGTAGCAGCTCTCCACTCTTGCCGACAGAATGTTAGCAGGTTTGCTGAGAACTATTTCACTGTTGCAACTTATAGGAAGACCTATTCGCAGACTATACATCCAATTCCAGATAAGAGCCTGTGGAAGGAGTTGTCTGAGGGAGTTCAAAATGGAGGGGATAGAATTGAAATAGTTATAAATCCACCAAAGTCCCTTAGGCCCCCAGGGAGGCCAAGAAAGAAGAGAGTTCGGGCAGAGGACCGTGGGCGAGTGAAGCGAGTTGTGCATTGTAGCCGGTGCAATCAAACAGGACATTTTAGAACAACATGTGCAGCACCAATATAACAGGTTCAATTTCTTCTTGGCGACATTTTGATGGCCGTAGTCTTATGAAAAGTCACATCTGTTCATTTCATGTGCATTACAGCTAATTAATTGATGgtagattttcttttctttttctgggcTTTGTCTATTGGGGGTGAACCAT contains the following coding sequences:
- the LOC105032652 gene encoding uncharacterized protein, producing MANHDLILGPSPDLALGNGHRLVLGQSHGLGVGHGHGLGLGHSPDHELGHGHAHNLGLGHHHDSRLFLGYHHPHDEDHGHGHSSDLVLGKNHDPDPGNLAAQNHELELSDDHEMALVATHGGLDGNQGFEQLAIDQSPELALPPSHDMLQAPLAATSILQTRKLVVSPEHQLTVGQDFPDVKSCRRALRDAAIACHFEIQTVKSDKTRFTARCASEGCPWRVHAAKLPGVPTFTIRTINDVHSCSGITHLGHQQASVQWVANSVEERLRENPHYKPKEILEDIHRVHGITLSYKQAWRGKERIMAAVRGSFEEGYRLLPQYCEQVKRTNPGSIASVYRNDIDNCFKHLFISYYASIYGFVNACRPLIGLDRAVLKSKYLGTLLLATGFDGDGAIFPLAFAVVDEENDDNWIWFLSELHNLLETHTENMPRLTILSDRQKGIVDGVDLNFPTAFHGFCMRHLTDSFRKEFSNTMLVNHFWEAAQALTPFEFEAKMMEIEALSQEAAYWIRNIPPRLWATSSFEGSRYGQLTANIVESLNNWIPETSGLSIIQIMECIRRQLMTWFNERREMSMQWTTTLVPSAERRLLDAVEHAQSYQVVRSDEAEFNVISPHEGAVIVDIRNRCCMCRGWQLYSLPCVHGVAALHSCRQNVSRFAENYFTVATYRKTYSQTIHPIPDKSLWKELSEGVQNGGDRIEIVINPPKSLRPPGRPRKKRVRAEDRGRVKRVVHCSRCNQTGHFRTTCAAPI